In the Helicobacter sp. 'house sparrow 1' genome, GTTAGGAGGAGGGGAGGAGTATTTGATTAGTCTTGATGATGATATTATGGTTAGACCTGATTTTATTTCACAACTCGTAAGACTTAAAGAAAAATATCCTCACGCAATGATTGGTTATATTGGACTTAAGGATAAGAATAATCAAACTTTGGGGTTGGCTGGTGCAACTGGTATTTTATGGGATTTAAAAACTTTTAATATAAAAAAACATCCCTTTTTCTTTAAAAAAGAACTTTTTATTGATGCAATGGGTATTAAGAATAATGATGATCCTTGGATATCTTTTAGTGCATATGCCTTAGGCGTGGATATACAGTATTTAAGTGATGATTTTTTTACAACCTATCGTAGGGATTTTATCGCATTGCCAAATGAAAAAATGTATGCACTTAGTGCAGCACCTTCTGATTTAAATATTGTAAAAAAATCTCTAATGATTGAAAAAAATCTTAAGAGAATTATCAAAAATGCTATTGAAGCGGAAAAGAAGAGTTGATATTTTATTTTGATATCTTTATTAATGATCATTTTTTTATTTAAGATAAGTTTTTAGAAGTTGATGTTGAGAGATTAAGTATAAACAACTTATTGGGATGGTGATAAAAAGATGAAAAAGCCTTATTTTTTGGTGTATTTGATGCAGGGTATGATGTTAGAAAAGTCTTAATGAAATTCTCTTTAATATCTTTATTTGAGACATAACTTTAATAGGGTTTAATTCTTAGAAGAGATGCGTGGAGTAGTTAGAATTTTATGAGGTAGTTAGGATTAAAAAATTATTTAAGATAAATTATAGAAGCTATAGATTGCCTTTAGTATCTAGTTGAGTAATAAACTAGATTATTTTTAAACTAATGTGCACTAATAGCATAGTTTTTCTTGCGCTCACTAGAGCTTGGTATATTGAGTTGTTTTCGATATTTTGTGATGGTTCTTCTTACCATTTTAAGCGAGAATTTTTCTTCAATAAGTTGAAGGATACTAAGATCACTTAATGGTTTTTGCTTGTTTTCATTTTTGATAAGATCATTGATAAAATCTTTAATAGAGGCATTGCTTGTATCTCCATCAATGGCAGTAGTGAAGAAGTTTTTGATTGGGAATATACCGCGATTGCATTCAAGATATTTATTAGAGATAGCCCTTGAAATTGTGCTTGGGGCATGTCCAAACTCTTCTGCAAGATCTTTTAACTTCATAGGCTTAATATCTTTTCCCATAAAAAAGTCATATTGATACTCCACAATCATTAGACCAATTTTTCTAAGAGTTTGTTTGCGCATATCAAGTGCATCGATAAGATCTCTTGCTTCTTTTAACTTGGTTTTTAAGTAAGAATCTTGTTGTTTAACCTTAAGAGTATCAATTGTAATTTGAGGATAATAATCATCATTAAGCATCACAGATATTTCCCCATCCTCATAAGCAACAAAAATATCTGGAATAATGCAGATATCAGATTCCATATAAGCAATTGCTGGTGGAGTTTGAAATGTTTTAATTAATTGAAGTGCTTCTTGATAAAGAGGATTTTTTTTAAATTGAGTATGATTATCTAAGTCTTTGATGATTTTTGAGGCAATATTATATAGATCATCACTAATAGATTCTAAATCTTGTAAATGGAATAGCAAACATTCTTTAATATTTTTAGAGCCTATCCCTTTTGGATCTAAAAAACAAAATCTTTGACGAATTTTTTCATATTGTTCAGAATCTATACCAAGTTCTTTTGCCCTTATTTTGGTATCTGCATCAAAATATCCTTCTTCGTTTATATTATCAATAATATCTAGTGCAATTTGTTGAGAAATTTCTGTAGGAAATAATGGAGGAACAATTTGTTCTTCTAAAACTTGATAGAGACTTTTTTCTTGTATGCTTAGCATTTCTATTTTGTCACTAATAGAATTTTTGACCGAAGAATTAGAATGGGGTTTTTTGAGCTTTGAACTAAAATCTTGGGTAATAGAACTTTGGATAGTGATATAAGGATTTTCTATAGCATATTCACTAATTGTCTCCTCAATCTCTAAGATATTGCTTTGAAGAATAGGGAGCCAGTTTTTTAGAGTATTTGAAAGTTTGCCCTTGACTTGTAGATTATGTCGTATCTTGGGGGCTGCCATTTTATACCTTGAAGTTTTCGCCTAAGTAGTATTTGCGCACCAATGGATTGTCATAGATTTCATTACTAGGACCACTTGCAAGAAGAGTACCACTTTTTATGACATAGGCGTGATTGCAAACTGATAGGGTTTCTCTAACATTGTGGTCAGTAATTAATACGCCAATATTAAGGGTCACCAACTTTTGAATGATTTTTTGTATGTCAATCACTGCAATAGGATCTACACCAGCAAAAGGTTCATCAAGCAAAATAAATTTAGGATTCTTTACCAAGGCTCTAGCAATTTCAACCCTTCTTCTTTCCCCTCCACTTAAACTTACACCCTTACGATGTCTAATTGGTTCGATATTAAAGGCTTGTAGCATCTCTTCGATTCTATCTTGAGCCTCTCTTTTGTTTTTAAAGCTAGTTTCAGCAGAAATATTTAGATTATCTTCAACACTTAAATCCTTAAAAATACTTGATTCTTGAGGTAAATAACCAATCCCCATATTAGATCTTTGATGCAAAGGGGCATTGGATAAGTCCTCTCCATTTAACAAAACTTTTCCACCACTTGGTTTTAAAAGTCCGCAAATCATATAAAAAGTTGTTGTTTTTCCCGCACCATTAGGTCCAAGAAGGCCT is a window encoding:
- a CDS encoding glycosyltransferase family A protein, with the protein product MVNLKRWIYIKTRKSGSSFFYIKMFFDFLKAIRKQSIYAESQFLIDLNRKICTTDYKSLMTNSTRDKRIIISLTTHKDRINYVHYLLDSLFFQSLHPDEVWLYLSQGEYKQIPEVLDRFKPWLRIIETEDIGSFKKFIPALKELGGGEEYLISLDDDIMVRPDFISQLVRLKEKYPHAMIGYIGLKDKNNQTLGLAGATGILWDLKTFNIKKHPFFFKKELFIDAMGIKNNDDPWISFSAYALGVDIQYLSDDFFTTYRRDFIALPNEKMYALSAAPSDLNIVKKSLMIEKNLKRIIKNAIEAEKKS
- a CDS encoding RNA polymerase factor sigma-54, which codes for MAAPKIRHNLQVKGKLSNTLKNWLPILQSNILEIEETISEYAIENPYITIQSSITQDFSSKLKKPHSNSSVKNSISDKIEMLSIQEKSLYQVLEEQIVPPLFPTEISQQIALDIIDNINEEGYFDADTKIRAKELGIDSEQYEKIRQRFCFLDPKGIGSKNIKECLLFHLQDLESISDDLYNIASKIIKDLDNHTQFKKNPLYQEALQLIKTFQTPPAIAYMESDICIIPDIFVAYEDGEISVMLNDDYYPQITIDTLKVKQQDSYLKTKLKEARDLIDALDMRKQTLRKIGLMIVEYQYDFFMGKDIKPMKLKDLAEEFGHAPSTISRAISNKYLECNRGIFPIKNFFTTAIDGDTSNASIKDFINDLIKNENKQKPLSDLSILQLIEEKFSLKMVRRTITKYRKQLNIPSSSERKKNYAISAH
- the lptB gene encoding LPS export ABC transporter ATP-binding protein, translated to MNKLVAQNLSKQIKKNLIVKDVSIEVNSGEVVGLLGPNGAGKTTTFYMICGLLKPSGGKVLLNGEDLSNAPLHQRSNMGIGYLPQESSIFKDLSVEDNLNISAETSFKNKREAQDRIEEMLQAFNIEPIRHRKGVSLSGGERRRVEIARALVKNPKFILLDEPFAGVDPIAVIDIQKIIQKLVTLNIGVLITDHNVRETLSVCNHAYVIKSGTLLASGPSNEIYDNPLVRKYYLGENFKV